In Archangium violaceum, the following are encoded in one genomic region:
- a CDS encoding ornithine cyclodeaminase family protein, with protein MSTLLLTRTDVVRHMEALTLLSEMREAFRADAEGRAVEPQRARAPLHAQGSALVVFPGILAGIPAYTVKVHAKFPGRSPAIQGVVQLHDLETGALLAVMDSGHLTALRTGVVGALAADVLARQDAARVALIGAGAQASMQLKSLRLVRSLSHVRVYDLEVTRSVEFAARMYKALNLPVRPAMSVEEAVEDADIIVTVTPSREPFLFPGMLRAGTHVTTLGADEPGKAEVSAGLLRQSTFFCDNRALNVAMGAPAGAGLGEECIQAELGEVLAGRKPGRTDAGQVTIFGAVGLPFQDLVAAWHVYQGARTDDSVQRVDFQA; from the coding sequence ATGAGCACGCTCCTGCTGACCCGCACCGACGTCGTCCGCCACATGGAGGCCCTCACCCTGCTCTCGGAGATGCGCGAGGCCTTTCGCGCGGATGCCGAGGGCCGCGCGGTGGAGCCCCAGCGCGCCCGCGCTCCGCTGCACGCCCAGGGCTCCGCGCTGGTGGTCTTCCCCGGCATCCTGGCCGGCATCCCCGCCTACACCGTGAAGGTGCACGCGAAGTTCCCCGGCCGTTCTCCGGCCATCCAGGGCGTGGTGCAGCTGCATGACCTGGAGACGGGGGCGCTGCTGGCGGTGATGGACTCGGGGCACCTCACGGCGCTGCGCACGGGGGTGGTGGGGGCGCTGGCCGCGGACGTGCTCGCCCGGCAGGATGCCGCCCGGGTGGCGCTCATCGGCGCGGGGGCCCAGGCCTCCATGCAGCTCAAGAGCCTGCGGCTGGTGCGCAGCCTCTCGCACGTGCGTGTCTACGACCTGGAGGTGACGCGCTCCGTGGAGTTCGCCGCCCGCATGTACAAGGCGCTGAACCTGCCGGTGCGGCCGGCCATGTCGGTGGAGGAGGCGGTGGAGGACGCGGACATCATCGTCACCGTCACCCCGTCGCGAGAGCCCTTCCTCTTCCCGGGCATGCTGCGCGCGGGCACGCACGTCACCACCCTGGGCGCGGACGAGCCGGGCAAGGCCGAGGTCTCCGCCGGGCTGCTGCGCCAGTCCACCTTCTTCTGCGACAACCGGGCGCTCAACGTGGCCATGGGCGCGCCCGCCGGCGCGGGGCTCGGCGAGGAGTGCATCCAGGCGGAGCTCGGCGAGGTGCTGGCCGGCAGGAAGCCGGGGCGCACCGACGCGGGGCAGGTCACCATCTTCGGCGCGGTGGGGCTGCCCTTCCAGGACCTGGTGGCGGCCTGGCACGTCTACCAGGGCGCGCGCACGGACGACTCGGTGCAGCGCGTGGACTTCCAGGCCTGA
- a CDS encoding PRC-barrel domain-containing protein has translation MVERSELHEGMPVFTHRGEKLGHVVEVTDEELIVEKGLLVWRKDYAVPLDDVREIIADEVHLLHGPDSLLSGPREIDRSSRRTTH, from the coding sequence ATGGTGGAACGTTCGGAGCTGCACGAGGGAATGCCGGTATTCACCCACCGTGGCGAGAAGCTCGGCCATGTCGTCGAGGTGACGGACGAGGAGCTCATCGTCGAGAAGGGGCTGCTCGTCTGGCGCAAGGACTACGCCGTGCCGCTCGACGACGTGCGGGAGATCATCGCCGACGAGGTGCACCTCCTCCACGGCCCCGACAGCCTCCTGTCGGGCCCGAGGGAGATCGACCGCTCGAGCCGCCGGACCACGCACTGA
- a CDS encoding YgaP-like transmembrane domain yields MMVGFLASRTGRWTRMLAGASLVVGGLSTDSVKGKMLALVGLVPLLAGAFDVCLFGPFFGLPMKGEAIRRKVGLIGEDSLLPHPPMPMTERPTLLH; encoded by the coding sequence ATGATGGTGGGGTTTCTGGCTTCGAGGACGGGACGTTGGACGCGCATGCTGGCGGGCGCGAGCCTGGTGGTGGGCGGCCTGTCCACCGACTCCGTGAAGGGGAAGATGCTGGCGCTGGTGGGGCTGGTGCCATTGCTGGCGGGAGCGTTCGACGTCTGTCTCTTCGGCCCCTTCTTCGGCCTGCCCATGAAGGGCGAGGCCATCCGCCGCAAGGTGGGGCTCATCGGCGAGGACTCGCTGCTGCCCCATCCCCCCATGCCGATGACGGAGCGCCCCACGCTGCTGCACTAG
- a CDS encoding NmrA/HSCARG family protein — MFRPLTVLVTGATGKQGGALARLLLKRGHRVHAFVRSPGSPAAKDLEQRGAELVTGDFDDPDSLEHAMRREVDAVFAMATPFDAGGLEGEVRHGRHLIDAAKLAHVRHFLYSSVAGADQTTGVPHFETKSVVEEHLRQSGLPYTIVAPVFFMENFLGPTFAQRLHEGVLSMALPPHRGLQMVSMADLAAFCVRVLEWPEDLLGRRIEVASDEVTGEQAAALISYVSGHKLRYEEAPLEVVRSFNEDMGRMFEWLQREGYHANIPLLRRDYPEVGWHTFEDWARVQDWDGLLGTTWRGTTAAEPSHTS; from the coding sequence ATGTTCCGACCCCTGACCGTGTTGGTGACCGGTGCCACCGGAAAGCAGGGCGGCGCGCTCGCCCGCCTGCTCCTCAAGCGGGGACATCGCGTCCACGCCTTCGTCCGCAGTCCGGGCTCGCCCGCGGCGAAGGACCTGGAGCAACGCGGCGCGGAGCTCGTCACCGGCGACTTCGATGACCCGGACAGCCTCGAGCACGCCATGCGCCGCGAGGTGGATGCCGTGTTCGCCATGGCCACCCCCTTCGACGCCGGGGGCCTCGAGGGCGAGGTGCGCCATGGCCGCCACCTCATCGACGCCGCCAAGCTCGCCCACGTGCGGCACTTCCTCTATTCCTCGGTGGCTGGCGCGGACCAGACCACCGGCGTCCCCCACTTCGAGACGAAGTCCGTGGTGGAGGAGCACCTGCGCCAGAGTGGCCTGCCCTACACCATCGTGGCCCCCGTCTTCTTCATGGAGAACTTCCTGGGGCCCACCTTCGCCCAGCGGCTGCACGAGGGCGTGCTGAGCATGGCCCTGCCGCCCCACCGCGGGCTGCAGATGGTCTCCATGGCGGACCTGGCCGCCTTCTGCGTCCGGGTGCTGGAGTGGCCCGAGGATCTCCTCGGCCGGCGCATCGAGGTGGCCTCCGACGAGGTGACGGGCGAGCAGGCCGCCGCCCTCATCTCCTACGTCAGCGGGCACAAGCTGCGCTACGAGGAGGCGCCGCTGGAGGTCGTCCGCTCCTTCAACGAGGACATGGGACGCATGTTCGAGTGGCTCCAGCGCGAGGGCTATCACGCCAACATCCCCCTGCTGCGCCGCGACTACCCCGAGGTGGGCTGGCACACCTTCGAGGACTGGGCCCGCGTGCAGGACTGGGACGGGCTGCTGGGCACCACCTGGCGGGGCACCACCGCCGCGGAGCCCTCGCATACTTCATAA
- a CDS encoding DUF2203 domain-containing protein, producing MRYFGVEEANRLIPLLTRTFERVRPWVARVQAIVRELESLQDAGAGPERTAPVRAERDELIERIRIELEQFQDLGVEIKAADGLVDFHALKRGRPVYLCWRYGETAVTHWHELDGGFAGRQLIVHANDFTPSYLS from the coding sequence ATGCGCTACTTCGGAGTGGAAGAGGCCAACCGTCTCATCCCGCTGCTCACCCGCACCTTCGAGCGGGTGCGTCCCTGGGTGGCGCGTGTGCAGGCCATCGTCCGCGAGCTGGAGTCACTTCAGGACGCCGGCGCGGGACCGGAGCGCACCGCGCCCGTTCGCGCCGAGCGTGATGAGCTCATCGAGCGGATCCGCATCGAGCTGGAGCAGTTCCAGGACCTGGGCGTGGAGATCAAGGCCGCGGATGGTCTGGTGGACTTCCACGCCCTCAAGCGCGGGCGCCCGGTGTACCTCTGCTGGCGGTACGGAGAGACGGCGGTGACGCACTGGCACGAGCTGGACGGCGGTTTCGCGGGCCGGCAGCTCATCGTCCACGCCAACGACTTCACTCCCTCGTACCTGAGCTGA
- a CDS encoding c-type cytochrome: protein MKWLCLGAVLLAVGCGPVPAADYGEELFGDPKLSDSQYNTFSCATCHATTASPPKDKVYAGLSLHDVASRPHWWGGYETRLLDAVNFCYTAFMRGVTPLAPEDPRSRALYEYLVRISPDEDAPAQPFTLVKDIGNVPRDSAERGADVYRAACLECHGEAHTGKGRLTQLAPVLPEVSQDYGTLFPGVAPGLIFIEKIRHGRFFGVGGNMPPYSRESLSDKDLGAVLAYLGL from the coding sequence ATGAAATGGCTGTGTCTGGGAGCGGTGCTGCTCGCGGTGGGCTGTGGCCCGGTGCCCGCGGCGGACTACGGCGAGGAGCTCTTCGGCGACCCGAAGCTGTCGGACAGCCAATACAACACCTTCTCGTGCGCCACGTGCCACGCGACGACCGCCTCGCCCCCCAAGGACAAGGTGTACGCGGGCCTGTCTCTCCATGATGTGGCGTCCCGCCCCCACTGGTGGGGCGGCTACGAGACGCGCCTGCTCGACGCGGTGAACTTCTGCTACACGGCCTTCATGCGCGGCGTCACCCCGCTCGCGCCGGAGGACCCCAGGAGCCGCGCCCTCTACGAGTATCTGGTCCGCATCAGCCCGGACGAGGACGCGCCCGCGCAGCCCTTCACCCTCGTGAAGGACATCGGCAACGTGCCGCGAGATAGCGCCGAGCGGGGCGCCGACGTGTACCGGGCCGCCTGTCTGGAATGTCACGGTGAGGCGCACACCGGGAAGGGCCGGCTGACGCAGCTCGCGCCCGTGCTCCCCGAGGTCTCCCAGGACTACGGCACCCTCTTCCCCGGCGTGGCACCCGGCCTCATCTTCATCGAGAAGATCCGGCATGGCCGCTTCTTCGGCGTGGGGGGAAACATGCCGCCGTACAGCCGTGAATCCCTCTCCGACAAGGACCTGGGAGCGGTGCTCGCCTATCTCGGCCTCTAG
- a CDS encoding YncE family protein: MLALLAPLALGACSGDKVPELDFSIDSPWPSGRELPPLGGGRIVVTNSMDDTVSLLDLDSMGSPDWSELARVPVGLNPVELEGPHHAAFSPRGDFYYVGLSYSVPGAGSGPHGAHGTGTADGYCLKLDAKDNHLVGSVRVDRNPGDLIASADGRTLFQTHFDLLKITDVARRGGPESEMNARLAILDADTMTRKAMVTVCPAPHAVRLSPDEKRAYVTCISDEVAVVQLDAEGYRLMSRIKVATNAGTAVAPRHEPYALTVSPTDGSVWVSSLTSGVVQFLDPESLTMRPERAVPVERSGSPMFGTFSADGRTLYMPYTRQEVVAVIDTAVTPPRSIREIPLAPSGCVNVHQVTLTPDGQHGLAVCEGDHQGPGTLHVLDLAAGTVTKTVTLGIYPDSVGILRGTP, from the coding sequence CTGCTCGCCCTGCTCGCGCCACTCGCGCTCGGGGCCTGCTCCGGCGACAAGGTGCCGGAGCTCGACTTCTCCATCGACTCCCCGTGGCCCTCGGGGCGCGAGCTTCCCCCGCTCGGCGGCGGGCGCATCGTCGTCACCAACAGCATGGACGACACCGTGAGCCTGCTGGACCTCGACTCGATGGGCTCGCCGGACTGGAGCGAGCTCGCGCGCGTGCCCGTGGGGCTCAACCCCGTGGAGTTGGAGGGACCCCACCACGCCGCCTTCTCGCCTCGCGGGGACTTCTATTACGTGGGCCTCTCCTACTCCGTGCCCGGCGCCGGCTCGGGCCCTCACGGGGCTCACGGCACCGGCACCGCCGACGGCTACTGCCTCAAGCTGGACGCGAAGGACAACCACCTCGTGGGCTCGGTGCGCGTGGACCGCAACCCGGGCGACCTCATCGCCAGCGCCGACGGCCGCACGCTGTTCCAGACGCACTTCGACCTGCTGAAGATCACCGACGTGGCGCGCCGTGGCGGCCCCGAGAGCGAGATGAACGCACGGCTGGCCATCCTCGACGCGGACACGATGACGCGCAAGGCGATGGTCACCGTGTGCCCGGCCCCGCACGCGGTGCGCCTCTCCCCGGACGAGAAGCGGGCCTATGTCACCTGCATCTCGGACGAGGTGGCCGTGGTGCAACTGGACGCCGAGGGATACCGCCTCATGAGCCGCATCAAGGTGGCGACCAACGCGGGCACCGCCGTGGCTCCCCGGCACGAGCCCTATGCGCTCACCGTGTCGCCCACCGATGGCTCCGTCTGGGTGAGCTCGCTCACGAGCGGAGTCGTGCAGTTCCTGGATCCAGAGTCCCTGACCATGCGCCCCGAGCGCGCCGTGCCGGTGGAGCGCAGTGGTTCCCCCATGTTCGGCACCTTCAGCGCGGACGGCCGCACGCTCTACATGCCCTACACCCGGCAGGAGGTGGTGGCCGTCATCGACACGGCCGTCACTCCACCCAGGAGCATCCGGGAGATTCCGCTCGCGCCCTCGGGCTGCGTCAACGTGCACCAGGTGACGCTGACGCCGGACGGCCAGCACGGGCTCGCGGTATGCGAGGGCGACCACCAGGGCCCGGGCACGCTGCACGTGTTGGATCTCGCGGCGGGCACGGTGACGAAGACGGTGACGCTGGGAATCTATCCGGACTCGGTGGGCATCCTGCGGGGGACGCCATGA
- a CDS encoding WD40/YVTN/BNR-like repeat-containing protein: MRLPPSVRYALVLTSLALRAPPALAHAGLPETSNVTVRRGHPEDLFVGTTFGAVVSRDSGKTWRWICPQAMLYGGWRPESFLWQAHGELLAATGASLIRSRDGGCTWEAHPFFSSRNLWPSGLESPASTPSRAWVTTARAAAPNGLFRSDDGGETFTETSLKSTTDVYTAVKVAPSDPRRLYVSASTPKGLRIFRSDNEGSTWEEIPQPFPEYSVDSRPYDLLILRIAENDPDHLWARVTAQGWTYLLESKDGGHTFQSVLHPPNQDHDGLDEYLVGIEVSADGRTVWAATYTRFFRIRDGGPTTLLSLPEGNACADRQGDALLVCGSTWVHDWALARTRDEGDTYEPLFSLPHILPSACPAGTPTQDVCRPLWPQFAPSIGADPTLPPEEPVEVDAGTPEAPPKKSGCSSTGGLVPTACLLTLTPLLRSRRRDPESSRR, encoded by the coding sequence ATGAGACTTCCGCCCTCCGTCCGCTATGCGTTGGTGCTGACTTCACTCGCACTGCGTGCACCTCCCGCACTCGCGCACGCGGGCCTCCCAGAGACATCCAACGTCACCGTTCGCCGCGGCCACCCCGAGGACCTCTTCGTCGGCACCACCTTTGGCGCCGTGGTGTCCCGCGACAGCGGCAAGACCTGGCGGTGGATCTGCCCCCAGGCCATGCTCTACGGCGGCTGGCGCCCCGAGTCCTTCCTCTGGCAGGCCCATGGCGAGCTGCTCGCCGCCACCGGCGCCTCCCTCATCCGCTCGCGCGACGGCGGCTGCACCTGGGAAGCACACCCCTTCTTCTCCTCCAGGAACCTGTGGCCCTCGGGACTCGAGTCGCCCGCGTCCACGCCCTCTCGCGCGTGGGTGACGACGGCCCGCGCCGCCGCCCCCAATGGCCTCTTCCGCAGCGATGACGGCGGCGAGACGTTCACCGAGACCTCCCTGAAGAGCACCACCGACGTCTACACCGCCGTGAAGGTCGCCCCGTCCGACCCGCGGCGCCTCTACGTCTCCGCCAGCACCCCCAAGGGGCTGCGCATCTTCCGCAGCGACAACGAGGGCTCCACCTGGGAGGAGATTCCCCAGCCCTTCCCCGAATACTCGGTCGACTCGCGGCCCTATGACCTGCTCATCCTCCGGATCGCGGAGAACGACCCGGACCACCTCTGGGCCCGCGTCACCGCCCAGGGCTGGACCTACCTGCTGGAGAGCAAGGACGGCGGCCACACCTTCCAGTCCGTCCTCCATCCCCCCAACCAGGACCATGACGGCCTCGACGAGTACCTCGTCGGCATCGAGGTCTCCGCCGACGGGCGCACCGTATGGGCCGCCACGTACACCCGCTTCTTCCGCATCCGCGATGGCGGGCCCACCACCCTCCTGTCCCTCCCCGAGGGCAATGCCTGCGCGGACCGCCAGGGCGACGCTCTCCTCGTCTGCGGCTCCACCTGGGTGCATGACTGGGCCCTGGCGCGCACCCGCGACGAGGGCGACACGTACGAGCCCCTCTTCTCGCTGCCCCACATCCTGCCCTCCGCCTGCCCCGCGGGCACTCCCACCCAGGACGTCTGCCGGCCCCTCTGGCCTCAGTTCGCGCCCTCCATCGGCGCGGATCCCACCCTTCCCCCCGAAGAGCCGGTGGAGGTGGATGCCGGAACACCGGAAGCGCCTCCCAAGAAGAGCGGGTGCTCATCCACCGGAGGGCTCGTGCCCACCGCCTGCCTCCTCACCCTCACCCCCCTCCTCCGCTCGCGACGGCGCGACCCGGAGTCCTCACGGAGATGA
- a CDS encoding LVIVD repeat-containing protein → MFTLLSWMRRASALLAIGGLCLAGCRAEEPAPPPSPTTTDTRGDWEDTGRYATCGLPPGGAACGDFESFNLEGCDRASLGGLPRDGVFTLVYRSDARTTSIDPDAFRVSADGVLDAYQGMTPTQRRVDAESFFLSSATSSRRDSLVGCRAEGNRLYGCFVRCLSGRLSSSGTFLAVKWERRAGEEEAAGLRLVSESFVEQGLPVDVYVTQGHAYVVSVRNGGEGGGLTVFDVSDKKAPVLKKTITLPTDNYWNGVWAKDNALYVASASSGVVVFDISKPEEPRMLRSYPGGRIDVHTVFVEGDRLYAMSPDAQPQTFIYDISMPTAPVLLGGYAEPGATTNAQLGYPHDALAYEGRLYINHWSGGYFIVDVSDPTQPRKLSTYTYPYATSHANAVGRFGERLIAFEGGENWGAHLRVLDVTDPTSPRRIGEYELEENASIHNMVLKGEKLYVAHYQHGVRVLDVSEPEKPRQVGYYNTYRETDAGRGESFYEGAIGMRVPGDGYLYVIDTSRGLLILQEG, encoded by the coding sequence ATGTTCACACTGCTGAGCTGGATGCGTCGCGCGAGTGCGCTCCTGGCCATTGGAGGACTGTGTCTGGCCGGTTGCCGTGCCGAGGAGCCTGCACCGCCTCCATCACCCACCACCACCGATACGCGAGGGGATTGGGAGGACACGGGCCGCTACGCCACGTGCGGGTTGCCCCCTGGAGGCGCGGCGTGCGGGGACTTCGAGTCCTTCAATCTGGAGGGGTGTGACCGGGCGTCGCTGGGAGGACTGCCACGGGATGGCGTCTTCACCCTGGTGTACCGGAGCGATGCTCGCACGACCAGCATCGATCCGGACGCCTTCCGCGTCTCGGCGGACGGCGTTCTCGATGCCTATCAAGGGATGACGCCGACGCAGCGGCGGGTGGACGCGGAGAGCTTCTTCCTGTCGAGCGCGACCTCGAGCCGGCGGGATTCACTGGTGGGCTGCCGTGCCGAGGGCAACCGGCTGTACGGCTGCTTCGTCAGATGCCTGAGTGGGAGGCTCTCCAGCTCGGGCACCTTCCTGGCGGTGAAGTGGGAGCGGCGCGCGGGGGAGGAGGAGGCAGCGGGGCTGCGACTGGTATCCGAGTCATTCGTGGAGCAGGGCCTGCCGGTGGACGTCTACGTCACGCAGGGCCACGCGTACGTGGTGTCGGTGCGCAATGGGGGCGAGGGTGGAGGGCTCACGGTGTTCGACGTGAGCGACAAGAAGGCGCCGGTGCTGAAGAAGACGATCACCCTGCCGACGGACAACTATTGGAACGGGGTATGGGCGAAGGACAACGCGCTCTACGTGGCGAGCGCGAGCTCGGGGGTGGTGGTGTTCGACATCTCGAAGCCGGAGGAGCCGCGAATGCTGCGGAGCTATCCAGGGGGGCGGATCGACGTGCACACGGTCTTCGTGGAGGGGGATCGACTGTATGCCATGTCACCGGACGCGCAGCCGCAGACGTTCATCTACGACATCAGCATGCCGACGGCGCCGGTGTTGCTCGGTGGGTACGCGGAGCCGGGGGCGACGACGAACGCGCAGTTGGGCTATCCGCACGACGCGTTGGCGTACGAGGGGCGGCTGTACATCAACCATTGGTCGGGGGGGTACTTCATCGTGGACGTGAGTGATCCGACGCAGCCGAGAAAACTGAGCACGTACACGTACCCCTACGCGACGAGCCACGCGAACGCGGTGGGGAGATTCGGGGAGAGGCTGATCGCGTTCGAGGGAGGGGAGAACTGGGGAGCGCACTTGCGGGTGCTGGACGTGACGGATCCGACGAGCCCGAGGCGGATAGGGGAGTACGAGCTGGAGGAGAACGCGTCCATCCACAACATGGTGTTGAAGGGGGAGAAGCTGTACGTGGCGCACTATCAGCATGGGGTGCGAGTGCTGGACGTATCGGAGCCGGAGAAGCCGAGGCAGGTGGGGTACTACAACACGTACCGGGAGACGGATGCTGGGAGAGGGGAGAGCTTCTACGAGGGGGCGATCGGGATGAGAGTGCCAGGAGACGGGTACCTGTATGTCATAGACACCTCGAGGGGCCTGCTCATCCTTCAAGAGGGTTAG
- a CDS encoding class I SAM-dependent methyltransferase produces MKSNQRNPSPRALYALVTGLLLSTAACKHATNHGGMPHRFENAEEWAKRFDDPERDTWQKPDEVVAALALPEDAKVADIGAGTGYFAVRLARAVPKGRVYGVDIEPDMVRYLGERAKRENLSNLEPVLGGAEEPRLPEPVDVALIVDTYHHFGDRVAYLRRVGESLRPGGRVVIIDYRKESAKGPPAEHKLSPEQVERELGSVGFRLSGRHDFLPYQYFLVFERG; encoded by the coding sequence ATGAAATCCAACCAGAGGAACCCGAGTCCCCGAGCGCTGTATGCCCTCGTCACGGGGTTGCTGCTGTCGACGGCGGCGTGCAAGCACGCCACGAACCACGGAGGAATGCCGCACCGTTTCGAGAACGCGGAGGAGTGGGCGAAGCGATTCGACGATCCGGAGCGAGACACCTGGCAGAAGCCGGACGAGGTGGTTGCAGCGCTGGCCCTACCGGAGGACGCGAAGGTCGCGGACATCGGAGCGGGGACGGGCTACTTCGCGGTGCGGCTGGCGCGAGCTGTCCCGAAGGGGCGAGTCTACGGGGTGGACATCGAGCCGGACATGGTGCGCTACCTGGGGGAGAGGGCGAAGCGCGAGAACCTGAGCAACCTGGAGCCGGTACTGGGGGGCGCGGAGGAGCCGAGACTCCCGGAGCCGGTGGACGTGGCGCTCATCGTGGACACGTACCACCACTTCGGGGACCGGGTGGCCTACCTGCGGCGGGTCGGCGAGTCACTGAGGCCGGGAGGGCGGGTGGTCATCATCGACTACCGGAAGGAGTCGGCGAAGGGCCCACCGGCGGAGCACAAGCTCTCGCCGGAGCAGGTGGAGCGGGAGCTGGGGTCGGTGGGATTCCGACTGTCCGGGAGGCACGACTTCCTACCGTACCAGTACTTCCTGGTGTTCGAGCGGGGCTGA
- a CDS encoding YecA family protein translates to MSSQKPGRNDPCPCGSGKKYKACHAAEDRAREVSAPPPAPQHPIAKDLEAAMGMLGDSDMSRVSESLERLGTLLAGWGPAPGLRFDSQAFDTHVSREFERLEDAIERDAGQAKNALRVGTIRELGTRPFLEKLRSTLLARATTAGLSSEDRQALCLGALLSSTPKGGRFQPEDRPVLDVVFDVQFREWAARQSRELASKMETLQAGGSLSQEAVEALRKAGEGEMEPLVKYVEADPQLASRIAQEGRERATRVESALRLGAMPSVFTPDEQVWLTTVLWEPLNALKTGSSDKDRSSAVSAFLAAVRTALDSDKEFLAGMLERLRIRSKDATLDEVTCSFLTDAAVSFEAEPVRMVLAAILTSRNEPQARSAEEQVVRADLEAKTRWTAEDLEPYRQLLAGMNLPVPAERIRRAQEWLRSHPIAM, encoded by the coding sequence GTGAGCAGCCAGAAGCCCGGACGCAACGACCCCTGCCCCTGCGGCAGTGGCAAGAAGTACAAGGCCTGTCACGCCGCCGAGGACCGCGCCCGCGAGGTCTCCGCCCCGCCCCCCGCCCCCCAGCACCCGATCGCGAAGGACCTGGAAGCCGCGATGGGCATGCTCGGCGACTCGGACATGTCGCGCGTCTCGGAGTCCCTGGAGCGCCTGGGCACGCTGCTCGCCGGCTGGGGCCCCGCTCCGGGCCTGCGCTTCGACTCCCAGGCCTTCGACACGCACGTGTCCCGTGAGTTCGAGCGTCTGGAGGACGCCATCGAGCGCGACGCCGGCCAGGCCAAGAACGCGCTGCGCGTGGGCACCATCCGCGAGCTGGGCACGCGCCCCTTCCTCGAGAAGCTGCGCTCCACCCTGCTCGCGCGCGCCACCACCGCCGGCCTCTCCTCCGAGGACCGGCAGGCCCTGTGTCTGGGCGCCCTCCTCTCCTCCACCCCCAAGGGCGGACGCTTCCAGCCCGAGGACCGCCCCGTCCTGGACGTGGTCTTCGACGTGCAATTCCGCGAGTGGGCCGCCCGTCAGAGCCGCGAGCTCGCCTCGAAGATGGAGACGCTCCAGGCCGGAGGCTCCCTCTCCCAGGAAGCCGTCGAGGCGCTCCGCAAGGCCGGCGAGGGCGAGATGGAGCCCCTGGTGAAGTACGTCGAGGCGGACCCCCAGCTCGCCTCGCGCATCGCCCAGGAGGGCCGCGAGCGCGCCACCCGCGTGGAGTCCGCCCTGCGTCTGGGCGCCATGCCCTCCGTCTTCACCCCCGATGAGCAGGTGTGGCTCACCACCGTCCTCTGGGAGCCCCTCAATGCCTTGAAGACCGGCTCCAGCGACAAGGACCGGAGCTCCGCCGTCTCCGCCTTCCTCGCCGCCGTCAGGACCGCCCTCGACTCGGACAAGGAGTTCCTCGCCGGCATGCTCGAGCGCCTTCGCATCCGCTCCAAGGACGCCACCCTCGACGAGGTCACCTGCTCCTTCCTCACCGACGCCGCCGTCTCCTTCGAGGCCGAGCCCGTCCGCATGGTGCTCGCCGCCATCCTCACCTCCCGCAACGAGCCCCAGGCCCGCTCCGCCGAGGAGCAGGTCGTCCGCGCCGACCTCGAGGCCAAGACGCGCTGGACCGCCGAGGACCTCGAGCCCTACCGGCAGTTGCTCGCCGGTATGAACCTCCCCGTCCCCGCCGAGCGCATCCGCCGCGCCCAGGAGTGGCTCCGCTCCCACCCCATCGCGATGTGA